Within Phycisphaerales bacterium, the genomic segment TCCAGGCGGCGCCGGCATTCGTACACAGCCCCTTTTGCACAATATTCCAGTAGCACCGCGAGTTATGGCCGCCGAAGAGTCCACAGAAGGCCTCGATGGTTTCCTCGGAGACGTGGCCCCGCGGTACGGCTGGGTACAGCAGGATCAGCGACTGCTGCTTGAAGCGATCGAGCTTGAGCTTGCGCACGCCCGTCGCAAGCGCAGGTGGCGCAGGGCCACTCCCGTTCCCCACCGGGGAGCGCTGCCAATCGGCACAGTGTCGCCCGGCAGCAGCGAACACCTCCTCGGCCTGTGCGGCTCCGGCCACGACCAGTCGCAAGTGGTTGGACGCGTAACGGCGCCGGTGATAGGACACGAGCGTGTCTCGCGGTAGACCGGTGATGGTGGCTTTTTCACCGAGGATCTCGTGGCCGAGCGCGTGGGAGCCAAAGACGACTTCGTGGACGAAGTTCCAGACAAGTCGATCGAAGTTGTCATCGCTCATCGCAATTTCTTCGAGGATTACATGACGCTCGGTCTCGAAGTCGGGCGCTGGCAGACTGGGTCGCATCATGTCCGCGAGCAGTTCGATCTGATCCGCGAGGCGGGGCCGAGGCACCCAGCCGTAGTAGACGGTGTGTTCCTTGCTCGTGTACGCGTTGTAGATTGCCCCGAGTTCGTCGAAGCGCACGTTGATCGCGCGGCAGTCGCGCCGCGCGGTGCCTTTGAAACACATGTGTTCAAGAAAGTGGCTGACACCGTGCTCGTGTGGTTCCTCGTCACGCGACCCGGTCGTGGCGACGAATGCC encodes:
- a CDS encoding insulinase family protein — translated: MSSCFTEHELPNGLRVLCETMPRVRSVAAAFVATTGSRDEEPHEHGVSHFLEHMCFKGTARRDCRAINVRFDELGAIYNAYTSKEHTVYYGWVPRPRLADQIELLADMMRPSLPAPDFETERHVILEEIAMSDDNFDRLVWNFVHEVVFGSHALGHEILGEKATITGLPRDTLVSYHRRRYASNHLRLVVAGAAQAEEVFAAAGRHCADWQRSPVGNGSGPAPPALATGVRKLKLDRFKQQSLILLYPAVPRGHVSEETIEAFCGLFGGHNSRCYWNIVQKGLCTNAGAAWIAYRDYGVLALYADGEPERCAEMLAALRAQASDVAEHGFTTDEVQRVKNQRRTQLALEAENPRTRIMQLIDDVETYQRPLTPDARLAAVAEVTPDSLKRYLASYPITGDGLLLSCGPRDWPA